In Cytobacillus oceanisediminis, the following proteins share a genomic window:
- a CDS encoding CoA-binding protein, with protein sequence MRSLQTLVSPKSIAIIGASERFHQNAGRVMVNLQKSKFSGEIYLVNPNYDTISGIHSYPSVLEIKEEVDLACIIVPSKHTPGILRECVEKQVKSVIIISSGFSESGPDGIHREEELKEMVKGTETAVYGPNSPGFYHFIGNWGISFSPRFEPKNFHKGSVGLISHGGSLGRAVLDANEKGLGFSYWLSPGNEMDITINDCFEFLISDPSTETILLIIESISEEERFFRLLHQAYIKQKPVILLPIGHSKISRMAVRYHLGRNNDYSIPWNMVNHPGLLKAESIDEVVAISWLFDTYKKAAGKRTVIFSWAGATSIYLADLCDKYGIQLQQLSSELQQQIKTITGIEKSFMNPLDLTTIVYDDLSKLTSCLEVLHKSGDFDNIIVPFPFQVDYQNEILSEQMKKLMEERDSIFIPIFMSQGYQGELAIDILKETKKPYFFHENTAIKSLSAYINYSETQKQEEEHNEKKIKSC encoded by the coding sequence ATGAGATCATTGCAGACGCTTGTTTCCCCTAAAAGCATTGCCATAATAGGAGCTTCGGAAAGGTTTCATCAGAATGCCGGACGTGTCATGGTCAATCTTCAAAAATCGAAATTTTCCGGGGAGATATATCTCGTAAACCCAAACTATGACACAATTTCCGGAATTCACTCCTATCCCAGTGTACTTGAGATCAAAGAAGAAGTCGATTTGGCGTGTATAATCGTTCCCTCTAAACATACCCCGGGAATTTTAAGAGAATGTGTAGAAAAGCAAGTAAAAAGCGTCATCATTATCAGCTCTGGTTTTTCTGAAAGCGGGCCGGATGGGATACACCGGGAAGAAGAGCTAAAAGAAATGGTAAAAGGTACAGAAACTGCAGTTTATGGTCCAAACTCGCCAGGATTCTATCATTTTATAGGAAACTGGGGAATCTCTTTTTCACCCCGTTTCGAGCCGAAAAATTTTCATAAGGGATCTGTTGGACTGATCAGCCATGGAGGAAGTTTAGGCCGGGCTGTACTTGATGCCAATGAAAAAGGACTCGGATTTTCTTATTGGCTATCACCTGGAAATGAGATGGATATCACTATTAACGATTGCTTTGAATTTTTAATTAGTGATCCCTCGACAGAGACGATTCTATTAATCATTGAATCTATTTCTGAAGAAGAGCGTTTTTTCCGTTTGCTGCATCAGGCCTATATCAAGCAGAAGCCTGTTATCCTGCTCCCAATCGGCCATTCGAAGATTTCGAGAATGGCAGTTAGATATCACCTTGGAAGAAATAATGATTACTCTATTCCCTGGAATATGGTCAATCACCCCGGGCTGTTAAAAGCCGAAAGTATTGATGAAGTTGTTGCTATTTCATGGCTGTTTGATACCTACAAAAAAGCTGCAGGAAAGCGTACAGTCATTTTTTCCTGGGCAGGGGCTACTTCCATTTACCTTGCGGATTTATGCGATAAATATGGGATTCAGCTTCAGCAGCTATCATCAGAGCTTCAGCAGCAAATAAAAACGATTACAGGAATCGAAAAGTCGTTCATGAATCCCTTAGATTTGACCACCATCGTATACGATGACTTGTCAAAATTGACCTCCTGTCTGGAAGTGTTACATAAATCAGGTGATTTTGATAATATCATTGTTCCTTTTCCGTTCCAGGTGGACTATCAAAATGAAATCCTCTCGGAACAAATGAAAAAGCTGATGGAAGAAAGAGATAGTATTTTCATTCCGATCTTCATGTCCCAGGGATACCAGGGGGAGCTGGCCATTGACATATTAAAGGAAACAAAGAAACCTTACTTCTTTCATGAAAATACAGCAATCAAATCATTGTCTGCTTATATAAATTACTCGGAAACCCAGAAACAAGAGGAGGAACACAATGAAAAAAAGATTAAATCCTGCTGA
- a CDS encoding BglG family transcription antiterminator — protein MILDQRCMTILTKMVHAPTHVSPQELMEELQISKRTVYYDVEKINSWLKGQGLDELKYVRAAGFFLDEEEKKQIKQRLHSFDKAASYEFSRKERMAWTAILILTREKTIYLQDLMDKLGVSRSTLLADIRELKKQLSQFQVQLNFHKPSGYYIAGEEQDKRKMLIYCLTQVLTNRGWNDLLSEVQLTIQDTPGLSPEMFQRTDLETIYEILNESESFSGVHYTDEVMETLSAHLFMLIKRFNQGKYIKMDPVEKQVIKETKEYSAARFICRKIESGFQLEVPDDEACYLATYLLGAKISDYDTHELENQDLDILKSMAVRMVDDFQKYACVFFQNRKELERNLLIHLKPAYFRIKYGIELENPLSKSVQESYQDLFILTKKVVHHFEYVLGKKVSDDEAAYIAMHFGGWIDKEGVRVEARKKAAVVCASGIGTSRILQKQIEDLMPFVDVAHVYTVREYEKASLADLDFVISTTPVSRKKVPVFIVNPILNPSEKESLLKQVQASENRPKSENIEALMDIIRKHADIKDESMLIQELKVYYQSNKEAKSEVDQKPMLNEVLTADKIQFAESVPSWQEALQMASQPLLADQSISQNYIDAMIENVNEMGPYIVIAPGIALPHARPEAGVNKLGMSFLQLKESCAFSEKPEHQVRLFFVLAAIDNETHLKALSQLSKMLSDSDNLEKLQNADKAAVVLEIINQYSQD, from the coding sequence ATGATTCTTGACCAGCGCTGCATGACGATTTTGACGAAAATGGTCCATGCGCCTACACATGTTTCTCCGCAGGAGCTTATGGAAGAATTACAGATTTCCAAGCGGACCGTTTATTATGATGTTGAAAAAATTAATAGCTGGCTGAAAGGCCAGGGTTTAGATGAGCTGAAGTATGTCCGTGCTGCTGGATTTTTTCTCGATGAAGAAGAAAAGAAGCAGATTAAACAGCGGTTGCATTCGTTTGATAAAGCTGCCAGTTATGAGTTTTCACGAAAAGAAAGAATGGCCTGGACTGCTATCCTCATCCTGACCCGCGAGAAAACCATTTATCTGCAGGATCTGATGGATAAGTTGGGTGTCAGCAGGAGTACGCTTCTGGCAGATATCAGGGAATTAAAAAAGCAGCTAAGCCAGTTTCAGGTTCAATTAAATTTCCATAAACCTTCGGGCTACTATATTGCCGGTGAGGAGCAGGATAAGCGGAAAATGCTGATTTACTGCTTAACACAGGTTTTAACCAATCGAGGGTGGAACGATCTATTATCCGAAGTTCAGTTAACCATCCAGGACACGCCGGGCCTGTCACCTGAAATGTTTCAGCGTACGGATTTAGAAACGATCTATGAGATTCTGAATGAAAGTGAATCATTTTCCGGCGTTCACTACACAGATGAAGTGATGGAGACGTTAAGCGCCCATTTATTTATGCTCATCAAAAGATTTAACCAGGGAAAATACATCAAGATGGATCCTGTTGAAAAACAGGTCATTAAAGAAACAAAAGAGTACAGCGCTGCTCGATTTATTTGCCGGAAAATTGAAAGCGGTTTCCAGCTTGAGGTTCCTGACGATGAAGCCTGCTATCTTGCAACTTACCTGTTAGGTGCGAAAATAAGCGACTATGATACACATGAGCTGGAAAACCAGGACCTTGATATCCTCAAATCAATGGCAGTAAGAATGGTCGATGATTTTCAAAAGTATGCCTGCGTATTTTTTCAAAATCGGAAGGAACTTGAACGGAATTTATTGATTCATTTAAAACCGGCTTATTTCCGCATCAAATATGGGATTGAGCTGGAGAATCCATTATCCAAATCTGTACAGGAGTCTTATCAGGATCTATTTATTCTAACCAAGAAAGTGGTTCATCATTTTGAGTACGTACTTGGCAAAAAAGTATCGGATGATGAAGCGGCCTATATTGCGATGCACTTTGGCGGCTGGATTGACAAAGAAGGCGTCAGGGTGGAAGCCCGCAAAAAAGCAGCTGTGGTGTGTGCCAGCGGAATCGGCACGTCCCGAATCCTTCAGAAACAAATTGAAGATCTCATGCCGTTTGTAGATGTGGCGCATGTATACACCGTCCGTGAATATGAGAAAGCGTCCCTGGCTGATTTGGATTTTGTCATTTCGACCACGCCAGTATCCCGGAAAAAGGTACCGGTGTTTATAGTAAATCCGATTCTTAACCCGTCAGAGAAGGAATCACTGCTTAAGCAGGTTCAGGCATCAGAAAATAGGCCGAAATCAGAAAACATAGAGGCATTGATGGACATTATCCGGAAGCATGCAGATATAAAAGACGAAAGCATGCTGATCCAGGAATTGAAAGTCTACTATCAATCAAATAAAGAAGCAAAAAGTGAGGTGGATCAAAAGCCAATGTTAAATGAAGTTCTAACCGCCGATAAAATTCAGTTTGCGGAATCGGTCCCAAGCTGGCAGGAAGCACTGCAAATGGCGTCACAGCCGCTATTGGCTGATCAATCCATCAGCCAGAATTACATTGATGCCATGATTGAAAACGTGAATGAAATGGGGCCATATATCGTCATCGCGCCTGGAATTGCCCTTCCTCATGCCCGCCCTGAAGCTGGCGTGAACAAGCTGGGAATGAGCTTTCTGCAATTAAAGGAAAGCTGTGCTTTTTCGGAAAAGCCGGAGCATCAGGTAAGATTATTCTTTGTGCTGGCAGCCATCGATAATGAAACCCATTTAAAAGCATTATCCCAGCTGTCCAAAATGCTGTCTGACAGCGATAACCTTGAAAAGCTGCAGAATGCTGATAAAGCAGCTGTCGTATTAGAAATTATAAATCAATATTCACAAGACTAA
- a CDS encoding ABC transporter permease gives MIKNRDTRLTLLLLIPVLLVLIAYVLYPSLRTILESLQKDGSMTFGNYSDFFTQESKTNLEALWNSVYISVLSVLVSALIGIPLAFIFNRYDFPGRGFFASAAIMPIVLPSLVGVMAFMFLYGETGLIPNAIKDLFGLDEVPFKIGGISGILIVHAYTMYVYFYMTVSSAINKIDPSLEEAAYNLGANRFKVFWKVTFPLLTPAIVAASLLVFMISMASFSAPFLLAGGFRVLSLQIYFSKINGDMEVAATQSVILSVVSISFLLFMRWYQNRKDYRMASKGIGAHRSEVNNPVLKWILVFTGIVGVIILLLPHFTILLLSLVPDGTWTWQTYPSVFNFENYRLLFQDPNIFKPLKNSLILSVIATAGNLVFGVLASYVLVKRKFVGKSFVDILVMIPWALPATVIGMNLIFAFNEPTIFSFGNILVGTFWILPLAYFIRHIPLVVRSTNAVLEQLDDSIEEASRSLGAKWFYTFRKVILPIIMPGVLSGTLLAFVESVGEFPTSVLLYTLSNRPISIEIMNQLRMFNMGQAAAYGMIQITLIALVLFISNKFFGVKAEKSLS, from the coding sequence ATGATTAAAAATCGGGATACAAGGCTGACCCTGCTCCTCCTTATTCCGGTCCTGCTGGTTCTCATAGCTTATGTTCTTTATCCCTCTTTACGGACTATATTGGAGAGTCTTCAAAAAGACGGCAGTATGACCTTTGGGAATTACAGTGACTTCTTTACTCAGGAATCCAAAACCAATCTGGAAGCCCTGTGGAATTCTGTATATATTTCGGTATTAAGTGTCCTGGTCAGTGCGCTGATCGGCATCCCGCTGGCATTCATTTTTAACCGGTATGATTTTCCGGGCAGAGGCTTCTTTGCATCGGCTGCCATCATGCCGATCGTCCTGCCGTCACTGGTAGGAGTAATGGCGTTCATGTTCCTGTATGGGGAAACCGGATTGATTCCCAATGCCATTAAAGACCTGTTCGGGCTGGATGAAGTCCCGTTCAAAATAGGCGGCATCTCAGGCATTTTGATTGTCCATGCATATACTATGTATGTGTATTTCTATATGACTGTTTCATCAGCCATTAATAAAATTGATCCATCCCTTGAAGAAGCTGCATACAACCTGGGGGCCAACCGGTTTAAAGTGTTCTGGAAAGTAACCTTTCCATTATTGACACCGGCTATTGTCGCCGCATCCTTATTGGTGTTTATGATCTCGATGGCATCCTTCAGTGCGCCGTTTCTGCTGGCAGGCGGATTCAGGGTGCTGAGTCTGCAGATTTATTTTTCAAAAATCAACGGCGATATGGAAGTGGCCGCCACGCAATCGGTTATTTTATCGGTTGTATCGATCAGCTTCCTGCTGTTTATGCGCTGGTACCAAAACCGCAAGGATTACCGGATGGCATCTAAAGGGATTGGCGCCCATCGGAGTGAAGTGAATAATCCTGTTTTGAAGTGGATACTGGTCTTTACAGGAATTGTGGGAGTCATCATTCTGCTGCTTCCGCATTTCACGATTCTCCTTCTATCGCTCGTACCGGACGGAACATGGACGTGGCAGACCTATCCATCGGTATTTAATTTTGAAAACTATCGTTTATTGTTCCAGGATCCGAACATATTCAAGCCATTGAAAAATAGCTTGATCCTGTCGGTTATCGCTACAGCAGGGAATCTGGTCTTTGGCGTATTGGCATCCTATGTGCTCGTTAAACGGAAATTTGTCGGAAAAAGCTTTGTGGATATTTTGGTTATGATTCCATGGGCATTGCCGGCTACCGTTATCGGGATGAATTTAATCTTTGCTTTTAATGAGCCAACCATCTTCTCGTTTGGCAACATTCTCGTCGGTACATTCTGGATTTTGCCTCTGGCCTATTTTATCCGCCATATTCCATTAGTCGTCAGATCCACCAATGCTGTATTGGAGCAATTGGATGATTCCATAGAAGAAGCTTCAAGAAGCCTTGGAGCAAAGTGGTTCTATACGTTCAGAAAAGTAATCCTTCCGATTATTATGCCAGGGGTTTTATCAGGAACATTACTGGCTTTTGTGGAGTCGGTCGGTGAATTTCCTACTTCTGTATTGCTGTATACCCTTTCAAACCGCCCTATTTCCATCGAGATTATGAATCAGCTGAGAATGTTCAATATGGGTCAGGCGGCAGCTTACGGAATGATCCAGATAACTTTAATCGCACTGGTTCTGTTCATATCAAACAAGTTTTTTGGAGTTAAGGCTGAAAAATCATTGTCTTAA
- a CDS encoding PTS ascorbate transporter subunit IIC — translation MFDFIMNDILGTPAILVGLFALFGLLLQKKGIADVISGTLKTIMGFLILNGGASILIGSLDIFGKMFEKAFHIQGVIPNNEAIVAIAQQTFGKETAMIMLFGMVMNILIARFTPFKYIFLTGHHTLFMACLISAVFATGGVTGLPLIIIGSIILGLLMVFMPALVQPYVREITGNDSIAVGHFGSFGYFVSGFIGKRVGDKSKSTEDIKVPKSLGFLRDTSVAMSLTMTILFLVVAPIAGKGYVESELSGGVNFLVFSLMQAITFAAGVYVVLAGVRMLIAEIVPAFKGIADKVVKDAKPALDCPAVFPFAPNAVIIGFLFSFIAGLLSMFLLPLFGLKIIVPGLIPHFFTGAAAGVFGNATGGRRGAMIGAFANGLLISFLPALLLPVLGSLGFEGTTFGDSDFGVVGILLSFLIKLFS, via the coding sequence ATGTTTGATTTCATCATGAATGATATATTGGGCACGCCCGCCATCCTGGTTGGTTTATTCGCCTTGTTTGGCTTGCTTCTGCAGAAAAAAGGAATTGCCGATGTCATATCAGGTACGCTTAAGACGATCATGGGCTTTCTCATCCTGAATGGAGGAGCAAGCATCTTAATAGGCTCACTTGATATTTTCGGAAAAATGTTTGAAAAGGCCTTTCATATTCAGGGCGTTATTCCGAACAACGAAGCCATCGTAGCGATTGCCCAGCAGACATTTGGGAAAGAAACCGCGATGATCATGCTTTTCGGGATGGTCATGAACATATTAATTGCCCGTTTTACACCGTTTAAATATATTTTCCTTACCGGCCATCATACTTTATTCATGGCCTGCCTGATCTCAGCTGTATTTGCAACCGGCGGAGTGACGGGGCTCCCACTGATCATTATCGGGTCTATTATTCTAGGATTATTAATGGTATTTATGCCTGCGCTTGTCCAGCCGTATGTACGCGAAATCACAGGCAATGACAGCATAGCTGTCGGCCACTTCGGATCTTTCGGCTACTTTGTTTCCGGCTTTATTGGTAAGCGTGTAGGCGATAAATCAAAATCGACGGAGGATATCAAGGTTCCTAAATCACTTGGATTCCTGCGCGATACATCTGTTGCGATGTCTCTGACAATGACGATTCTCTTCCTGGTTGTGGCGCCGATCGCCGGAAAAGGCTATGTAGAATCTGAACTGAGCGGAGGAGTTAACTTCCTCGTATTCTCGCTTATGCAGGCGATTACGTTTGCAGCTGGTGTATATGTGGTCCTTGCTGGTGTGCGGATGCTGATTGCGGAAATCGTGCCAGCTTTTAAAGGAATCGCTGATAAAGTGGTAAAAGATGCGAAGCCTGCCCTTGATTGTCCTGCAGTGTTTCCTTTTGCTCCAAATGCGGTTATTATCGGGTTCCTGTTCTCTTTCATAGCAGGCTTGCTTTCAATGTTCCTTCTTCCATTATTCGGTCTGAAAATAATCGTGCCAGGCCTGATTCCGCACTTCTTCACAGGTGCTGCGGCAGGGGTATTTGGAAATGCGACTGGAGGCAGACGAGGAGCGATGATCGGGGCATTTGCCAACGGTCTATTAATCTCATTCCTTCCGGCCTTATTGCTGCCGGTTCTGGGATCACTGGGATTTGAAGGGACTACCTTTGGAGACTCGGACTTTGGGGTAGTGGGGATTTTATTGAGCTTCCTTATTAAACTATTTTCTTAA
- a CDS encoding PTS sugar transporter subunit IIB: MKKILVVCGNGLGSSFIVEMNVKTVLSQLGVEADVSHTDLTTAKSEKADIYLGSKDLISTLDDGTRTIIGLTNILDQNELKAALESHLS, from the coding sequence ATGAAAAAAATTCTAGTAGTATGCGGAAACGGACTTGGAAGCAGCTTTATCGTAGAAATGAATGTGAAAACAGTTTTAAGCCAACTGGGAGTGGAAGCAGATGTCTCACATACCGATTTAACAACGGCTAAATCCGAAAAAGCGGATATCTACCTGGGATCTAAAGACCTGATTTCCACTTTGGATGACGGAACAAGAACCATCATTGGCCTGACAAACATCCTTGACCAGAACGAGCTAAAAGCTGCATTGGAATCACATTTATCATAA
- the argH gene encoding argininosuccinate lyase produces MSKLEEFIKTEGHVFPGKTYAEELLMPVFNDQRDYLFHVMFDIHRAHVIMLAEKGIIPEEEGRIMLEGINKVAMSDTSSLSYQPQFEDLFFMMEAKIGEEIGDELAGKIHIARSRNDMGIAMYRLVLREHLLQLQGSAYQLSEALLEQAEEHKETYMTGYTHTQPAQPTTLGHYLLAVYDVLQRDIKRLWAAYRTVNKSSLGAAALTTTGFPICRDRTRDLLGFEGIIENSYDSIAGADYLLETSSALMTCMVNTGRWIQDFLQHVTREFGTFQVADPYVQVSSIMPQKRNPVSIEHSRSIASSAYGEAYAAMNMVHNTPFGDIVDTEDDLQPHLYRAFTNANRVLKLMYAVIATLKVNKDHAKEMAKKSCITITELADTLARDYSIPFRKAHSIASYISKQTVKEQKELCDWKVEDVNEVIRGYVPVSLTEEEWKKIISPEYFVQIRSLQGGPNPDEVSRMIKDRNEILTGGLLSYEGTVRGLKEKRENLINFRLD; encoded by the coding sequence ATGAGCAAATTAGAGGAGTTTATTAAAACTGAAGGCCATGTCTTTCCCGGCAAAACATATGCAGAAGAACTGCTGATGCCCGTTTTTAATGACCAGCGGGACTATCTGTTCCATGTCATGTTCGATATTCATCGGGCGCATGTGATCATGCTGGCAGAAAAGGGGATCATCCCTGAAGAAGAAGGAAGGATCATGCTGGAAGGCATTAATAAAGTGGCCATGTCAGACACCAGTTCATTATCCTATCAGCCTCAATTTGAAGATCTCTTCTTTATGATGGAAGCGAAAATAGGAGAAGAGATCGGCGATGAACTGGCCGGGAAAATCCATATTGCCCGGAGCCGGAATGATATGGGGATCGCGATGTACAGGCTGGTTCTAAGAGAACATCTCCTGCAGCTTCAGGGAAGTGCTTATCAGCTTAGTGAGGCATTGCTGGAGCAGGCTGAAGAGCATAAAGAGACCTATATGACCGGCTATACCCATACACAGCCGGCACAGCCGACCACGTTGGGGCATTATCTGCTGGCTGTCTATGATGTCCTCCAGAGAGACATTAAGCGTCTGTGGGCTGCCTATAGAACCGTTAACAAATCCTCGCTCGGTGCAGCCGCCCTTACGACAACCGGCTTTCCGATTTGCAGGGACCGCACACGTGACTTATTGGGGTTTGAAGGAATTATTGAAAACTCGTACGACTCCATTGCAGGGGCAGATTATCTTTTGGAGACCTCATCAGCCCTTATGACCTGTATGGTGAATACAGGCAGGTGGATACAGGATTTCCTTCAGCATGTAACAAGGGAGTTTGGCACCTTCCAGGTGGCAGATCCCTATGTACAGGTGAGCAGCATTATGCCGCAAAAACGGAATCCGGTTTCCATTGAGCATTCCAGGTCCATTGCCAGCAGCGCCTACGGTGAAGCGTATGCAGCCATGAACATGGTTCATAATACGCCATTTGGCGATATCGTTGATACAGAAGATGATCTGCAGCCCCATTTGTACCGCGCTTTTACGAATGCGAATCGGGTATTAAAGCTGATGTACGCCGTGATTGCTACATTAAAGGTCAATAAAGACCATGCAAAAGAAATGGCCAAAAAGTCGTGCATCACGATCACAGAACTGGCGGACACCCTGGCAAGAGACTACAGCATCCCATTCCGGAAAGCCCACTCTATTGCCAGCTATATTTCAAAACAAACCGTGAAAGAGCAGAAAGAGCTATGCGACTGGAAAGTGGAGGACGTGAATGAAGTCATTCGGGGATATGTTCCCGTTTCCCTGACCGAGGAAGAGTGGAAGAAAATCATCTCCCCAGAATACTTTGTGCAGATCCGCAGCCTTCAGGGAGGACCGAATCCGGATGAGGTCTCGAGAATGATCAAGGATCGGAATGAAATCCTCACAGGGGGTCTGCTCAGCTATGAGGGGACTGTGAGAGGGCTTAAGGAGAAGCGGGAGAATTTGATTAACTTTAGATTAGACTAG
- a CDS encoding sigma 54-interacting transcriptional regulator, with protein MLVKDAMTRTSIKFFENDYIDRAVKTLLESHMKGGLVYNVRDELAGCFTEHNLLEGLLNQNKVLSEIYQTNFCFLNEMDELNNLKLNDQEIWPIFNKNRQITGFLTKEQYLEAYARTSQVELGRMDAIFNSAHNGILSIDLEGRITSMNPPAEKMAMTTKEKALGKFLTDVVTPSGLLNVIRTGKGHTEKYRVGKRKYLTHRTPLYDGKTLVGAVGVFQDISEIEFVSSELESVKQLLKEQETILDNSTDGICITDGEGTIIKCNQSFRQLFDVRNETPDYIRDIARQVEAKGRSHNIMETSKENKNSLIITANPIKNSSNQIERVVINVKDMTEFDALRSELAKTKSILEHMHLSERSETFIAKSPEMERLLETVQQVAKVDVTVLLSGESGVGKEEIAKLIQQSSPRSEAPFIKVNCGAIPESLMESELFGYEGGAFTGALKKGKAGLFEQANNGTIFLDEIGEIPIHLQVKLLRVLQEMEITRVGSAKPTKIDVRVIAATNRDLKELVQEGSFREDLFYRLNVIPISIPPLRRRVEDIPILIDAYARMFAAKYHKHLKFTKKAIQVLTNYQWPGNVRELVNIIERIYVTASNLEVGEQEVLSLFSKGDNQRMNHDQAIVVNQLLPLKEAVEVLERELIYKASQSEKSYRGIARVLEVNPSTIVRKVKKLERGLLKS; from the coding sequence TTGTTAGTAAAAGATGCGATGACTCGTACTTCTATAAAATTTTTTGAAAACGATTACATCGATAGAGCTGTAAAAACCTTACTTGAATCCCATATGAAAGGCGGGCTGGTCTATAACGTTAGAGATGAGTTAGCGGGATGTTTTACAGAGCATAATCTATTAGAAGGATTGTTAAATCAAAATAAGGTACTATCAGAAATTTATCAGACTAACTTTTGTTTCCTTAACGAAATGGATGAGTTAAACAATTTAAAGCTTAATGATCAGGAAATCTGGCCAATTTTTAATAAGAATAGGCAGATCACAGGCTTCCTGACAAAAGAACAGTATCTGGAGGCCTATGCCAGAACTTCTCAGGTGGAACTCGGCCGCATGGATGCCATTTTTAATTCTGCTCATAATGGGATTCTTTCGATTGATCTGGAGGGAAGGATTACCTCAATGAATCCTCCAGCAGAAAAAATGGCTATGACAACTAAGGAGAAAGCCCTTGGAAAGTTTTTAACTGATGTTGTAACTCCAAGCGGGTTATTGAATGTTATCCGTACAGGAAAGGGGCATACAGAAAAATACCGTGTAGGAAAAAGAAAATATTTAACCCATCGAACGCCCCTCTATGATGGCAAAACTCTTGTGGGAGCGGTTGGCGTCTTTCAGGATATTTCAGAAATCGAATTTGTATCAAGTGAACTTGAATCCGTCAAGCAGCTCTTAAAGGAACAGGAAACGATATTGGATAACTCTACAGACGGGATCTGTATTACGGATGGGGAAGGAACCATTATTAAATGCAACCAGAGTTTCAGGCAACTTTTTGATGTTAGAAATGAGACTCCTGACTACATAAGAGATATAGCCCGGCAGGTAGAAGCTAAGGGCAGATCGCATAATATCATGGAAACAAGCAAAGAAAATAAAAATTCCTTAATTATAACGGCAAATCCTATTAAGAACAGCAGCAATCAAATTGAAAGAGTTGTTATCAATGTGAAGGACATGACTGAATTCGATGCACTCAGAAGTGAGCTGGCAAAAACAAAGTCAATACTGGAACATATGCATCTTTCCGAAAGATCCGAAACGTTCATTGCGAAATCCCCTGAAATGGAAAGGCTGCTTGAGACCGTTCAGCAAGTGGCAAAGGTGGATGTTACGGTTCTATTATCAGGTGAGTCGGGAGTGGGGAAAGAGGAAATTGCCAAGCTGATCCAACAGTCGAGTCCGAGGTCGGAAGCCCCTTTTATTAAGGTGAACTGTGGGGCTATTCCTGAATCACTGATGGAATCTGAGCTTTTTGGATACGAAGGCGGTGCCTTTACAGGTGCCTTGAAAAAGGGAAAAGCCGGTTTATTTGAACAAGCAAATAATGGAACGATCTTCCTGGACGAGATAGGGGAAATCCCCATCCACCTGCAAGTCAAGCTCTTGCGGGTATTGCAGGAAATGGAGATTACCAGGGTGGGATCAGCAAAACCGACAAAGATTGATGTGAGGGTAATAGCAGCTACAAACAGGGATCTTAAAGAATTGGTTCAAGAAGGAAGTTTTCGGGAGGACTTATTTTATAGGCTCAATGTTATTCCTATATCAATTCCGCCGCTAAGAAGAAGAGTTGAGGATATCCCGATCCTAATTGATGCGTATGCAAGAATGTTCGCAGCAAAATATCACAAACATCTCAAATTCACCAAGAAAGCTATACAGGTCCTTACTAATTATCAGTGGCCAGGGAATGTAAGGGAACTCGTCAATATTATTGAAAGAATATACGTAACAGCTTCGAATCTGGAAGTGGGGGAGCAGGAGGTTCTTTCTTTATTCAGCAAAGGCGATAACCAAAGAATGAATCATGATCAAGCCATTGTAGTAAATCAGTTATTACCGCTAAAAGAAGCTGTAGAAGTACTTGAAAGAGAGCTGATATATAAGGCGTCACAGTCTGAAAAATCATACCGGGGCATTGCCCGTGTGCTGGAAGTGAATCCTTCCACCATCGTTCGAAAGGTAAAAAAATTAGAAAGGGGATTATTAAAATCATGA